The Christiangramia flava JLT2011 genome has a segment encoding these proteins:
- the trpS gene encoding tryptophan--tRNA ligase has protein sequence MSRILTGVQSTGTPHLGNLLGAILPAIKMANDPNNDSFIFIADLHSLTQIKDAETLRQNTYSVAATWLACGLDINRSVFYRQSDIPQVTELSWYLSCFFPYQRLTLAHSFKDKADRLEDVNSGLFSYPMLMAADILLYDAEIVPVGKDQLQHLEMTRDVANRFHAKMGEVFVIPEAKVEKDTMYVPGTDGAKMSKSKENTINIFQTDKKLRKQIMGIATDSTPLEEPKNPETCNVFALYQLLASDEQVAEMRKNYEAGGYGYGHAKQALFELIRDDFQEIREKYEYYSNNLEEVDKALEIGAEKAREVANTVLAKVRKKVGY, from the coding sequence ATGTCCAGAATACTTACCGGCGTACAAAGCACAGGAACTCCGCACCTAGGAAATTTACTCGGAGCCATTTTGCCCGCAATTAAAATGGCCAATGACCCGAATAATGACAGTTTTATCTTCATCGCTGATCTACACTCTCTTACGCAGATCAAAGATGCAGAAACCCTGAGACAAAATACCTACTCGGTAGCGGCAACCTGGCTGGCCTGTGGCCTGGACATCAATCGCAGCGTATTTTACCGCCAGAGCGATATCCCGCAGGTGACGGAGCTCAGCTGGTACCTCAGCTGTTTTTTCCCTTACCAGAGGTTGACCCTTGCGCATTCGTTCAAAGACAAAGCCGACAGGCTGGAAGATGTGAACAGTGGGTTATTCAGCTACCCGATGCTTATGGCTGCTGATATTTTGTTATATGACGCGGAAATCGTTCCCGTAGGAAAAGACCAGTTGCAGCACCTGGAAATGACCCGTGATGTCGCCAATCGTTTTCATGCTAAAATGGGTGAGGTTTTCGTGATTCCTGAAGCAAAAGTGGAAAAAGACACTATGTACGTTCCTGGAACCGATGGCGCTAAAATGAGCAAGTCTAAGGAGAATACTATCAATATCTTCCAAACCGATAAGAAACTGCGCAAGCAGATCATGGGGATCGCAACCGATAGTACGCCACTGGAAGAACCAAAAAACCCGGAAACCTGTAATGTGTTCGCCCTTTACCAGTTACTGGCCAGTGATGAGCAGGTTGCTGAAATGCGAAAGAATTACGAGGCTGGCGGTTATGGATATGGCCATGCCAAACAGGCGCTTTTCGAACTTATTCGGGATGACTTCCAGGAAATCAGGGAGAAATACGAATACTACAGCAACAACCTGGAAGAAGTTGATAAAGCCCTGGAAATTGGTGCCGAAAAGGCTCGAGAAGTAGCCAATACCGTATTGGCGAAAGTTCGTAAAAAGGTTGGTTACTAG
- the dprA gene encoding DNA-processing protein DprA, translating into MTPENLLYTLALLHIPQLGDTTARKLIQRCGSAQNIFKEKISTLEKVKGLGKTRLAEIQNAAHIKAAEKELEFIAKNRIQVHDFSSHTYPEKLKHCADAPVLLFSRGTIDLHRKKIISVVGTRQVTPQGAEFCRKLVEEIAIFDPVIVSGYAYGVDITAHRAAFQHRLQTVACLAHGFNQIYPKVHQKYCREMEENGGFFTDFWSTDKFDRNNFLKRNRIIAGLSEATLVIESAEKGGALVTADIAASYDREVFAVPGRPGDTFSTGCNNLIKSQQAHVLTSAADLAYILNWKTTTSEEIKPVQKQLFVQLDSEEQLLYNFLEHAGKSELDQIALNCHLPTFKTASMLLSLELKGIVRPLPGKLFEVI; encoded by the coding sequence ATGACGCCGGAAAATTTATTGTACACTCTCGCTTTACTGCATATTCCGCAGCTTGGCGACACTACCGCGAGAAAATTGATCCAGCGCTGCGGGAGCGCTCAGAACATTTTTAAGGAAAAGATCAGTACGCTGGAAAAGGTCAAAGGCCTTGGGAAGACACGTCTGGCAGAAATACAAAATGCGGCGCATATTAAGGCTGCTGAAAAAGAGCTCGAATTCATTGCTAAAAACAGGATCCAGGTTCACGATTTCAGCTCCCATACCTACCCGGAAAAATTAAAACATTGCGCTGATGCCCCGGTGTTATTGTTTTCCAGAGGAACTATCGATCTCCACCGAAAGAAGATCATCAGTGTGGTAGGCACTAGACAGGTCACCCCGCAGGGAGCCGAATTTTGCCGGAAATTAGTGGAGGAAATTGCCATTTTTGACCCGGTCATCGTTTCAGGTTATGCTTACGGCGTGGATATCACCGCTCATCGGGCCGCCTTTCAGCATCGTTTGCAAACTGTGGCCTGCCTGGCACATGGTTTCAACCAGATCTATCCGAAAGTGCATCAGAAATACTGCCGGGAGATGGAAGAGAACGGAGGGTTTTTTACCGATTTCTGGAGCACCGATAAATTTGACCGTAATAATTTCCTGAAAAGAAACCGCATTATTGCCGGACTTTCCGAAGCAACCCTAGTGATTGAAAGTGCTGAAAAGGGGGGCGCACTGGTCACTGCTGATATTGCTGCTTCTTACGACCGGGAAGTATTTGCGGTTCCGGGCAGGCCTGGAGATACTTTTAGTACGGGTTGTAATAACCTGATCAAAAGTCAGCAGGCTCATGTATTAACTTCAGCAGCTGATCTTGCTTATATTCTGAACTGGAAAACCACTACTTCCGAAGAAATAAAACCGGTACAAAAACAGCTATTTGTTCAGCTGGATTCAGAAGAACAGTTATTGTACAATTTCCTGGAACATGCCGGTAAAAGTGAACTGGACCAGATCGCTTTAAACTGTCACCTGCCCACGTTCAAGACCGCTTCCATGTTGTTAAGCCTGGAATTGAAAGGAATTGTAAGGCCCTTGCCGGGAAAATTGTTTGAAGTGATCTAG
- a CDS encoding HU family DNA-binding protein — protein sequence MPNLLFLPPMNISNYIQDLLYRYECVVLPGFGAFLTQKHSAIIDEAKNKFFPPKKVVSFNRQLIKNDGLLANYIAEVQDVSYNTANNIIREFVYELESSLQKENHVELTKIGKFYLDAEDKLQFEPQTEINFLTQSFGLSSFHTEKIQRELYREQVEELEEKAPILFTPNRRRTAIWKYAAVGVIAIGLSAFAGLNIYSNQVSEHNIAEQQEAESQLQQQIQQATFVIDNPLPAVTFEIEKQSGDYHIVAGAFRVKENAEKKVEELREEGYKARYIGENKYGLHQVVYSSHETRRDATNELYRVKKTNDAAWLLVQEL from the coding sequence ATGCCAAATCTTCTATTTTTGCCGCCAATGAATATTTCGAACTACATCCAGGATCTTTTATACCGATATGAATGCGTGGTGCTTCCAGGTTTCGGAGCGTTTTTGACACAAAAGCATTCGGCAATTATCGATGAGGCGAAAAATAAATTCTTTCCGCCTAAAAAAGTAGTTTCCTTTAACCGCCAATTGATCAAAAACGACGGCTTACTGGCAAATTATATCGCGGAAGTTCAGGATGTCTCGTATAACACGGCGAATAATATAATTCGTGAATTCGTGTATGAGCTCGAAAGTTCGCTACAGAAAGAGAACCATGTAGAATTAACCAAAATTGGAAAATTTTACCTGGATGCGGAAGATAAACTGCAATTCGAACCACAGACCGAAATCAATTTCCTTACACAGTCTTTCGGGCTAAGCTCTTTTCACACCGAAAAAATTCAGCGTGAGCTGTATAGAGAGCAGGTGGAAGAACTGGAAGAAAAAGCACCAATCCTTTTCACCCCTAACAGAAGGCGCACCGCCATCTGGAAATACGCTGCCGTTGGAGTTATCGCCATTGGTCTCTCAGCTTTTGCCGGACTGAATATCTACAGCAACCAGGTGTCTGAACACAATATTGCAGAACAACAGGAAGCTGAAAGCCAGCTTCAGCAGCAAATACAGCAGGCGACTTTCGTAATCGATAATCCACTGCCTGCGGTAACTTTCGAGATCGAAAAACAAAGCGGTGATTACCATATTGTCGCAGGTGCTTTCCGAGTAAAGGAAAATGCCGAAAAAAAGGTGGAGGAATTGCGTGAAGAGGGCTACAAAGCGCGCTACATTGGTGAAAATAAATATGGTTTGCACCAGGTGGTTTATTCCAGTCATGAAACCAGAAGAGATGCGACCAATGAACTTTACAGGGTCAAGAAAACCAATGATGCTGCCTGGTTGTTAGTCCAGGAACTTTAA
- a CDS encoding acyl-CoA thioesterase → MEPKAPRESRTTLTDLVLPSETNPLNNLFGGELLARMDRAASIAARRHSRRIVVTASVNHVAFNKAVPLGSVVTVEASVSRAFKSSMEIFLDVWVEDRESGRRTKANEAIYTFVAVDETGMPVQIPPLEPETDLEKERFAAALRRKQLSLVLAGKMKPNEATELKALFDN, encoded by the coding sequence ATGGAGCCAAAAGCACCCCGGGAATCTCGTACTACGCTTACTGACTTAGTCTTACCTAGTGAAACCAATCCACTAAACAATCTTTTTGGAGGGGAATTATTAGCCCGGATGGATCGTGCAGCGAGTATTGCGGCCAGAAGGCACAGCCGGAGAATCGTGGTGACCGCCTCTGTAAATCACGTAGCCTTTAATAAAGCTGTCCCACTGGGAAGTGTGGTGACCGTGGAAGCAAGCGTTTCCAGGGCTTTTAAATCGTCTATGGAGATTTTCCTAGATGTTTGGGTGGAAGATCGCGAAAGTGGCCGCAGAACCAAAGCAAACGAAGCAATTTACACCTTCGTAGCGGTAGATGAAACCGGAATGCCGGTTCAAATCCCACCACTCGAGCCGGAAACCGATCTTGAAAAAGAACGTTTTGCCGCAGCCCTACGGAGAAAACAATTGAGCCTTGTTCTCGCCGGTAAAATGAAACCTAATGAAGCTACCGAGCTGAAAGCGCTTTTTGACAATTAA
- a CDS encoding murein hydrolase activator EnvC family protein encodes MGASVFAQSGREELEKRRIELQNEIRRINELRVSNQKKRQSVLGQVEDLNQQIQSTENLIKVTNQQANLLTREINTNTNKIAKLRKDLEELKDDYAKMIRRSYKSKSQQSRIMFLLSSQSFLQAYKRLQYMKQYSNYRHQQGEEIKANTMELQQLNSQLVQQKEQKEALIAENRKTRAQLEINRKSQQDLMATIKQKEGQFASQIRQKQQAIDEIDRAIERMVRESIAKANKESGSSERDTYELTPAARALAADFANNKGKLPWPVRSGTVSMRFGKHPHPVVKSAMVNSNGVRIDTEEGGKARAVFNGTVSEVQAVKGANKAVMLRHGDYITIYNNLDEVFVKRGQQVTTGQDIGTIATSKSTGKTTLHFLLFKNTEKMDPASWIYKM; translated from the coding sequence ATGGGCGCCAGTGTTTTTGCCCAGAGCGGGAGGGAAGAACTGGAAAAAAGAAGGATTGAACTTCAGAATGAGATTCGCAGGATCAATGAACTACGGGTTTCCAATCAGAAGAAAAGGCAATCGGTTTTAGGGCAGGTGGAAGACCTGAATCAGCAAATCCAGAGTACGGAAAACCTGATTAAGGTAACGAACCAGCAGGCAAACCTGCTCACCCGGGAGATCAATACCAATACCAATAAGATTGCTAAACTGCGGAAGGACCTGGAAGAGCTTAAGGATGATTACGCGAAAATGATCAGGCGGTCCTACAAAAGCAAATCCCAGCAGAGCAGGATTATGTTCTTGTTGTCTTCTCAAAGTTTTCTGCAGGCGTACAAACGTTTGCAATACATGAAGCAATACTCCAATTATCGCCATCAACAGGGCGAGGAAATCAAGGCGAATACCATGGAGTTGCAGCAGCTCAATTCCCAGCTGGTCCAACAGAAAGAACAAAAAGAAGCGCTCATTGCTGAGAATCGTAAAACACGCGCTCAGCTCGAGATCAACCGCAAGTCACAGCAGGATCTCATGGCCACCATTAAACAGAAGGAAGGACAGTTTGCAAGCCAGATCAGGCAAAAACAGCAGGCAATTGACGAGATAGACCGTGCGATCGAGCGAATGGTTCGGGAGTCTATTGCTAAAGCCAATAAAGAAAGCGGATCTTCGGAACGGGATACTTACGAATTAACGCCGGCAGCCAGGGCGCTTGCAGCCGATTTTGCCAATAACAAGGGAAAACTGCCATGGCCGGTGCGATCAGGAACCGTTAGTATGCGCTTCGGAAAACACCCTCACCCGGTTGTAAAATCGGCGATGGTGAACAGTAACGGGGTTCGTATCGATACCGAAGAAGGCGGAAAAGCACGTGCAGTTTTTAACGGAACCGTTAGTGAGGTACAGGCCGTAAAAGGAGCCAATAAAGCTGTGATGCTGCGTCACGGTGATTATATTACGATTTATAATAACCTTGATGAGGTGTTTGTAAAAAGAGGCCAGCAGGTAACGACCGGCCAGGATATTGGAACGATCGCTACCAGCAAAAGTACTGGAAAGACCACCCTACACTTTCTGTTGTTCAAGAATACTGAAAAAATGGATCCTGCCTCCTGGATCTATAAAATGTAG
- a CDS encoding DUF4292 domain-containing protein produces the protein MKKLIVLFIIALFAVSCGTTRRAKIATEDAEAVSVIQKHYQNEADFKTVMGKLRAVYQDDERTQSVNLSFRMEKDKAIWMSASILGFPVAKAYITPERVSYYEKVTQTYFDGDFSLVSDFVGTPLDFEKLQNLLIGQAIYDLRNEKYDFSATGRGFQFASAEGEFIKKMFLLNPSNFKASAQQLTQEKDNRGVTITYSDYQSTDGFIFPEEIKIIVNEGNSSTNIELTYRSLSFNEEVTFPFEIPSGYEEISLK, from the coding sequence GTGAAGAAGCTAATTGTACTTTTTATTATAGCCCTTTTTGCTGTTTCCTGCGGAACTACAAGAAGAGCAAAGATCGCAACCGAAGATGCTGAGGCGGTTTCGGTGATCCAGAAACATTACCAAAATGAAGCCGATTTTAAGACGGTGATGGGCAAACTGCGTGCGGTTTACCAGGATGACGAAAGAACACAGTCTGTAAACCTCAGTTTTCGGATGGAAAAAGACAAGGCCATCTGGATGAGCGCAAGCATTCTTGGGTTTCCGGTTGCTAAAGCCTACATCACTCCGGAGCGCGTGAGTTACTATGAAAAGGTGACGCAAACTTATTTTGATGGAGACTTCAGCCTGGTGAGTGACTTTGTGGGGACACCTTTGGATTTCGAAAAGCTTCAGAATTTACTCATCGGCCAGGCGATCTATGACCTTCGCAACGAAAAATATGATTTTTCTGCGACCGGCCGCGGATTTCAGTTTGCTTCCGCAGAAGGGGAATTCATAAAAAAAATGTTCCTGCTGAATCCTTCTAATTTTAAGGCTTCGGCGCAGCAGCTTACCCAGGAAAAGGATAATCGTGGCGTCACCATCACGTATTCTGATTACCAGTCTACCGACGGCTTTATTTTTCCGGAAGAAATCAAAATTATCGTCAACGAAGGCAATTCCAGCACCAATATCGAGTTAACCTATAGATCGCTTAGTTTCAACGAAGAAGTGACATTTCCTTTTGAAATACCTTCTGGATATGAAGAAATCAGCTTAAAATAA
- a CDS encoding tetratricopeptide repeat protein produces MKNLFNILIVFLISGASIAQEPENPFQDINKDDLGNVTDAFQESFFEALKQKGIENYDKAITALEKCREIDPNKAVVYFELGRNYRELENYRKASENLQKSLELQPNNEPVLVYLYETYGLAENYSEAIQVLKKLIPLDQDYEEDLANLYFLNQEFDQALSVLDRLDQQRGADSYRNKLRRQIYTRTNNTGAQIENLQKNISDNPEEEQNYLNLIYMYSEQGDEEEAFRVAQELLDSHPGSSLAHLALYKFYLNRNEPEQAIESMKIVFESEEIDVESKFKVLNDFLNFVEENPEYEEELVAVSAELNQLENATGLFEKLGDFYLKKSDKEHALQFYEMGVEDDPGNFELAKNTILLQIDFQQYQQAAELSANALEIFPSQPIFYLLRGVAFNNLNNFEEAETVLKEGLDYLIDDRKMEIDFYTELAKAYNGMKNEENASEYLQKAKSLEQEID; encoded by the coding sequence ATGAAAAACCTTTTTAACATCCTGATCGTTTTCCTTATTTCCGGGGCCAGTATCGCTCAGGAACCGGAAAACCCTTTTCAGGATATTAATAAGGATGACCTTGGTAATGTAACCGATGCTTTCCAGGAGAGCTTCTTTGAAGCGCTAAAACAGAAAGGAATCGAGAATTACGACAAAGCGATAACCGCTTTGGAGAAGTGCCGGGAAATCGACCCAAATAAAGCCGTAGTCTATTTCGAATTGGGAAGGAATTACCGGGAACTCGAAAATTACCGTAAAGCCTCGGAAAACCTTCAGAAGTCTCTGGAACTGCAACCGAACAACGAACCGGTTTTGGTTTATTTATACGAAACTTACGGGTTGGCAGAAAATTATTCCGAAGCGATCCAGGTTTTGAAGAAATTGATTCCGTTAGATCAGGATTATGAAGAAGACCTGGCCAATTTATATTTTCTAAATCAGGAATTTGATCAGGCGCTTTCGGTGTTAGATCGGTTAGACCAGCAACGCGGTGCGGATTCTTACCGAAACAAGCTGAGAAGACAGATCTATACGCGCACTAATAATACCGGTGCTCAGATTGAAAATCTTCAGAAGAATATTTCAGATAATCCGGAAGAAGAGCAGAATTACCTGAACCTGATCTACATGTATAGCGAGCAGGGCGACGAGGAAGAGGCGTTTCGAGTGGCCCAGGAATTGCTGGATAGTCATCCCGGTTCTTCGCTGGCACACCTGGCACTGTATAAATTTTATCTGAACAGAAATGAACCGGAGCAGGCGATCGAATCGATGAAAATCGTGTTTGAAAGCGAAGAGATCGATGTGGAATCAAAATTTAAGGTGCTGAACGATTTTTTGAACTTTGTGGAAGAAAATCCGGAATATGAAGAGGAGTTGGTTGCCGTTTCAGCCGAATTGAACCAACTGGAAAATGCGACCGGCCTATTCGAAAAGTTGGGAGATTTCTACTTAAAAAAGTCTGATAAAGAACATGCGCTTCAATTCTATGAGATGGGAGTGGAAGATGATCCTGGCAATTTTGAGTTGGCTAAAAACACCATTTTGCTGCAAATAGATTTTCAACAATACCAGCAGGCGGCCGAGCTTAGCGCCAATGCGCTGGAAATTTTTCCGTCCCAGCCAATTTTCTACCTGCTTCGTGGTGTTGCCTTTAATAATCTTAATAATTTTGAGGAAGCGGAAACAGTTCTGAAAGAAGGCCTGGATTACCTGATCGATGATCGCAAAATGGAAATCGATTTTTATACGGAACTGGCCAAAGCATATAACGGCATGAAAAATGAAGAGAATGCCAGTGAATATTTGCAAAAGGCCAAAAGCCTGGAACAAGAAATAGATTGA
- a CDS encoding sugar phosphate nucleotidyltransferase yields the protein MKIIVPMAGRGSRLRPHTLTVPKPLIPIAGKPIVHRLVEDIAKVLDEKIDEVAFIIGEDFGEQVEQDLMKIANSLGAKGTIYYQDMPLGTGHAIMCAKESLSGPAVIAYADTLFKADFNLDKSADAVMWVKKVENPSAYGVVQLNQNGEITDLVEKPEEFVSDLAVIGIYYFKDVAVLKNELQNVLDAKLTRGGEYQINDGIEQMRASGLRFVPGKVDEWMDCGNKNVTVETNGRMLNFLHQDGEKLIADSVKISNAEITEPCYIGENVELINAKIGPNVSIGDGTKVENSTIKNSLIQKNAEIKNAKLDNAMIGNFAKFDGEFTQISIGDYSVLE from the coding sequence ATGAAAATTATTGTCCCAATGGCAGGTCGTGGTTCCAGACTGCGTCCGCATACTTTAACGGTTCCAAAACCACTTATTCCAATCGCCGGAAAACCTATCGTTCACAGGTTGGTTGAAGACATTGCAAAAGTTTTGGATGAAAAGATCGATGAAGTCGCTTTTATCATTGGAGAAGATTTTGGAGAACAGGTGGAGCAGGACCTTATGAAAATTGCCAATTCGCTTGGAGCCAAAGGAACGATCTATTATCAGGATATGCCACTGGGTACCGGTCACGCGATCATGTGTGCAAAGGAATCTCTTAGTGGTCCTGCTGTAATCGCTTATGCTGATACGCTTTTTAAAGCTGATTTCAATTTGGATAAATCGGCAGATGCGGTGATGTGGGTTAAAAAAGTGGAAAATCCTTCGGCTTACGGTGTTGTTCAGCTGAATCAGAATGGCGAAATCACCGACCTGGTTGAAAAACCTGAGGAATTCGTCTCAGACCTTGCGGTTATCGGTATCTATTATTTCAAGGATGTGGCAGTTCTGAAGAATGAACTTCAGAATGTGTTAGACGCGAAATTAACTCGCGGTGGAGAATACCAGATCAACGATGGAATTGAGCAGATGCGCGCCAGCGGACTACGCTTTGTTCCGGGAAAAGTTGATGAATGGATGGACTGCGGAAATAAGAATGTGACTGTTGAAACCAACGGTCGTATGCTGAACTTCCTTCATCAGGATGGCGAAAAACTAATCGCAGATTCTGTAAAAATCTCGAATGCTGAAATTACCGAGCCATGCTATATCGGCGAAAATGTTGAGCTGATCAACGCGAAGATCGGACCGAACGTCTCTATAGGCGATGGAACTAAGGTGGAAAATTCGACTATCAAGAACAGTCTTATTCAGAAGAATGCTGAAATCAAGAATGCGAAACTGGATAACGCGATGATCGGAAACTTCGCTAAATTCGATGGTGAGTTTACTCAGATCAGCATTGGTGATTATTCGGTGCTGGAATAG
- the dut gene encoding dUTP diphosphatase, with product MNVRVINKSKHSLPKYETGASAGMDLRANLDEPIMLKPLERAIVKTGLFIELPVGFEAQVRPRSGLAAKKGVTVLNSPGTIDADYRGEIGVILVNLSNENFEVQDGERVAQLVIAKHEQISWEETDTLEETTRGAGGFGSTGSE from the coding sequence ATGAACGTAAGAGTAATTAATAAATCAAAACATTCACTCCCTAAATACGAAACTGGTGCTTCCGCCGGAATGGACCTTCGAGCCAATCTCGACGAACCAATTATGTTAAAACCTTTAGAACGCGCTATTGTAAAAACAGGATTATTCATAGAATTGCCCGTTGGTTTTGAAGCGCAGGTTCGTCCGCGAAGTGGTTTGGCTGCCAAGAAAGGTGTAACCGTTCTGAATTCTCCCGGTACGATCGATGCCGATTATCGCGGAGAAATAGGCGTGATCCTGGTGAATCTCTCTAACGAAAATTTTGAGGTGCAGGACGGAGAGCGTGTTGCACAGCTGGTGATCGCCAAACATGAGCAGATCAGCTGGGAAGAAACCGACACACTGGAAGAAACAACCCGCGGTGCGGGCGGCTTCGGAAGTACAGGAAGTGAATAA
- a CDS encoding oligosaccharide flippase family protein: MSTLKRFFQDTLIYGFATVFPRLMNFVLVPLHTDILPREEYSVNTIFYVWAAFFNVLLTYGMETSFFRFFSKSKDKNLVFSTSFIALTASTILFAVSVFVFQDQVIQLLDLQPFYFQLLFSVIVLDTLVVVPFAYLRATGRPIKFAGIKILNVLIYFGLNYYFLKIVRNYPSLAPDVVLNNYEIQDIVGYVFIANLAASGITFLLLLPYFFRTKINFSFDIFKQMWKYGWPIMVAGIAFVVNENLDKILIKDMVSDEVMGAYAGCYKLAVFMTIFVQAFKMGAEPFFFNHAEKKNARETYAVILKYFVICGSLMLLILVSFIDIFKELLIKDSEYWMAISIVPIILLANLFLGIYHNLAVWYKLTDRTRAGMYISIFGALITIAINILLIPVIGFIAAAWATLLAYGGMMVVSYFFGRKYYPVPYNVKKISFYLILSVGLSIVCFLYFREQYIVAVLVNLVFIATVYLMERKQLAKIISS; the protein is encoded by the coding sequence TTGAGTACTTTAAAACGATTTTTTCAGGATACCCTTATTTACGGTTTTGCAACGGTTTTCCCACGCCTAATGAATTTTGTGCTGGTTCCATTGCATACCGATATCCTGCCACGTGAAGAATACTCGGTTAATACCATTTTCTACGTCTGGGCGGCATTTTTCAATGTGCTGTTAACTTATGGAATGGAAACTTCCTTTTTCAGGTTTTTCAGTAAATCGAAAGATAAGAACCTGGTTTTTTCCACTTCATTTATCGCCCTGACTGCTTCCACCATTTTGTTCGCGGTATCGGTTTTTGTTTTTCAGGACCAGGTAATTCAGCTGTTGGATCTGCAGCCGTTCTATTTCCAGTTGTTATTCAGCGTGATCGTGCTGGATACTCTGGTAGTGGTTCCATTCGCCTATTTACGGGCTACGGGAAGACCTATCAAATTTGCCGGGATCAAGATTCTAAATGTTTTGATCTATTTCGGTTTGAATTATTATTTCCTGAAAATCGTTCGGAACTATCCGTCTCTTGCGCCAGATGTGGTTTTGAATAATTACGAGATTCAGGATATAGTAGGTTATGTTTTTATCGCCAATCTTGCCGCCAGCGGAATTACTTTTCTACTTTTATTGCCCTATTTTTTCCGAACGAAGATCAATTTCAGTTTTGATATTTTCAAACAAATGTGGAAGTACGGCTGGCCTATCATGGTAGCCGGTATCGCCTTTGTCGTCAATGAAAACCTGGATAAGATCCTGATAAAAGATATGGTTTCAGATGAAGTGATGGGGGCCTATGCCGGTTGTTACAAACTGGCGGTTTTTATGACCATTTTTGTACAGGCCTTTAAAATGGGAGCTGAGCCCTTCTTCTTCAATCATGCTGAAAAGAAAAATGCGAGGGAAACTTATGCTGTTATCCTGAAGTATTTTGTGATCTGCGGAAGTTTGATGCTGCTGATTCTGGTTTCCTTTATCGATATTTTCAAGGAATTGCTTATTAAAGATTCAGAATACTGGATGGCGATCAGCATTGTGCCGATCATTTTACTGGCGAACCTGTTCCTTGGTATCTATCACAATCTTGCAGTATGGTACAAATTGACTGATCGAACGCGTGCCGGAATGTATATTTCCATCTTTGGCGCTTTGATCACAATCGCTATCAATATTCTTTTGATTCCGGTTATTGGTTTTATCGCGGCAGCCTGGGCAACGCTTTTGGCCTACGGAGGTATGATGGTGGTGTCTTACTTCTTTGGCAGAAAGTACTATCCCGTGCCTTATAACGTTAAAAAAATAAGTTTTTATCTGATATTGTCTGTTGGGCTTTCCATAGTTTGTTTCCTGTATTTCAGGGAGCAGTATATCGTAGCGGTTCTGGTGAATTTGGTCTTTATCGCTACCGTTTATTTGATGGAAAGGAAACAGCTTGCTAAAATTATAAGTTCATGA
- the atpG gene encoding ATP synthase F1 subunit gamma → MANLKELRSRITSVSSTMQITSAMKMVSAAKLSKAQDAITAMRPYSEKLTQLLQDLSATLDDESGSKYSEEREVNKVLIVAVSSNKGLAGAFNTNIIKKVKSRIQEEYQGKEVEVLTLGKKANDILKKTFTIYKNNNGIFDELTFENVSDVAEDLMKAFVDGKYDKIEVVYNQFKNAATQVVMTEQLLPIQTAVESDENKQLDYIFEPSKLEIVQELIPKSLKMQLFKALRDSFAAEHGARMTAMHKATDNAKELRDDLKLSYNKARQASITNEILEIVGGAEALNG, encoded by the coding sequence ATGGCAAACTTAAAAGAATTACGTAGCAGGATCACGTCGGTTTCTTCAACGATGCAGATCACCAGTGCCATGAAAATGGTATCGGCTGCCAAGTTGAGTAAGGCTCAGGATGCGATCACCGCAATGAGACCTTATTCTGAAAAACTGACACAGTTGCTACAGGATTTAAGTGCGACCCTTGATGACGAATCTGGAAGTAAATATTCTGAAGAGCGTGAGGTTAACAAAGTGCTGATCGTTGCTGTTTCTTCTAACAAAGGTTTGGCGGGAGCGTTTAATACCAATATCATTAAAAAGGTAAAATCTCGAATTCAGGAAGAATATCAAGGTAAGGAAGTTGAAGTGCTGACGCTTGGTAAAAAAGCCAATGATATTCTGAAGAAAACGTTTACCATTTATAAAAACAACAACGGAATTTTTGACGAATTGACTTTCGAAAATGTTTCCGATGTCGCTGAAGACCTTATGAAGGCTTTTGTTGATGGCAAGTATGATAAAATTGAAGTGGTTTACAACCAGTTCAAGAATGCTGCTACTCAGGTGGTGATGACCGAACAATTGCTTCCAATTCAAACAGCCGTTGAAAGCGATGAAAACAAGCAACTGGATTATATTTTTGAGCCTTCCAAACTGGAGATCGTTCAGGAGCTAATTCCGAAGTCTTTAAAAATGCAATTATTCAAGGCGCTTAGAGACTCTTTTGCTGCGGAGCATGGTGCGCGTATGACCGCGATGCACAAAGCGACAGATAACGCGAAAGAATTGAGAGACGACCTTAAATTATCTTACAACAAAGCCCGTCAGGCTTCCATTACAAACGAGATCCTGGAGATCGTTGGTGGTGCCGAAGCATTGAACGGATAA